A region from the Ichthyobacterium seriolicida genome encodes:
- a CDS encoding IS982 family transposase yields the protein MIICSKITEIFCLVDEFCKKYSQVIDKALLGNKSKRPCRMSSSEIITIMIIFQHSSMRNFKHFYLNYLQKHMTKEFPKTVSYNRFVELMQQNLLPLTLFLKTFCLGKCTGISFVDSTPIRVCKHKRISRNKVFKGIANVGKSTMCWFYGFKLHIVTNDRGEILNFCITRANEDDRTPLKDERFLTKIFGKLFGDKGYISKDLRKNLFEKGVELITSVKNNMKNALMPMIDKLLLRKRSIIETINDQLKNICQIEHSRHRSFANFLTNIISGLIAYSFSPKKPSIKYPIVGNASINSVY from the coding sequence ATGATAATTTGCTCCAAAATCACAGAAATATTTTGTTTAGTTGATGAATTCTGTAAAAAATATTCTCAAGTTATTGATAAAGCCCTTTTGGGTAATAAATCAAAACGCCCATGCAGAATGAGCTCTAGCGAAATAATAACCATAATGATTATTTTTCAACACAGTAGCATGAGAAATTTCAAGCATTTTTATTTGAATTATTTACAAAAACACATGACTAAAGAATTCCCTAAAACCGTATCATACAACAGATTTGTGGAATTAATGCAACAAAATTTATTACCTCTTACCTTGTTTTTAAAGACATTCTGTTTAGGAAAATGTACTGGAATTTCATTTGTAGATTCCACTCCGATTCGTGTTTGTAAACATAAAAGAATAAGTAGAAATAAGGTATTCAAAGGCATTGCTAATGTAGGAAAATCAACGATGTGCTGGTTTTATGGATTTAAACTTCATATAGTCACAAACGACCGAGGAGAAATACTAAATTTTTGCATCACAAGAGCTAATGAAGATGATAGAACGCCATTAAAAGACGAGCGTTTTTTGACTAAAATATTTGGAAAACTCTTTGGTGACAAAGGGTACATAAGCAAAGATTTAAGAAAAAATCTATTTGAAAAAGGCGTAGAATTGATTACCTCAGTTAAAAATAACATGAAAAATGCCCTCATGCCAATGATTGATAAACTATTACTCAGAAAGAGATCAATCATAGAAACTATCAATGATCAGCTTAAAAATATTTGTCAGATAGAACATTCTAGACATAGAAGTTTTGCTAATTTTCTAACAAATATTATTTCTGGACTTATCGCTTACAGCTTTTCGCCTAAAAAGCCCTCTATCAAATACCCAATCGTCGGTAACGCCAGTATTAATTCGGTTTATTAA
- a CDS encoding TonB-dependent receptor domain-containing protein, whose amino-acid sequence MKISLGVFLAFLSFSFIYKENNKGKISGVISDTDNNPIPFVNILVKGSSIGASSDIDGKYNLYLEPGDHTLEFIYIGFSTISKKVRVESSKDIILNVVLEEDKKLLDDVVLVEKIDRDSRAILALEQKKAISLFENIGSKELSEKGISNVVEGLNKMSGVSLMGGSKVFVRGLGDRYNNVTLNTYPIPSLDPDAKVIPLDIFPTSIVENITLFKSFSPEFYGDFSGSNIDINTKDYPTEGFLKVSFGSSINTVSTFVKNFKTPSFATPNYFGFSDSNRMLNEKISNTEMYESDIEDFDVFKTKFGSANGIKPVNIKVGISGGDIYKIGEREEFAFLISSTFKNKYKYRHGEYNEYNADKNKLVDYDYDKYSYDATISTLSNLHYNYDKSHLINLNTLFINKGDLELKEYYGELDDKGLTFFRINDFKRNSIFLQQLIVNNDIDENWKLNWGGSYSFGYNYRPDRQQLVFDTEGDKTSINNLDQGSNNRFYSELTDDEYFAKLEVKYFFSHDQYLSFGYNYRGKRRNFKARQFNYDFDNFNIENLDTNDPDRDINNNNFKKGLFSYQEDRNPSNRYRVDLDNQSIYTSFIYNLTPSLTANLGLRTEYNNSNIYYKLLEDPSFVKYRNTNLSEMSFLPQLSLKYSLIKDMQLKFSFSKTISRPNFKEVVPFQFREIFGGFSVEGNKDLKNSENYNLDLKLEFFPKSAEIMTLGVFGKYFINPIERVTIASSERLFSYFNTGKAYLFGTELEFDRRLSSIFNIKALNDFYLGLNLSLMYSQISVDREKKTGKGSIIVTNLERPLQGASPYLANMDISYKKSYGNMDLSSSIVLNTFSDRIYAIGSQGAGDIYEKGFYNLNLKIKITLLKQWNLGLSVKNILNQSIEKYQRFKDEDTLIDSYKKGVTVGMSLNYNF is encoded by the coding sequence ATGAAGATCTCATTAGGTGTGTTTTTAGCCTTCTTATCCTTTTCCTTTATTTATAAGGAAAATAACAAAGGGAAGATATCAGGAGTCATCTCAGATACCGATAATAACCCCATTCCATTTGTAAACATTTTAGTTAAAGGCTCTTCCATAGGAGCGAGTTCAGATATTGATGGAAAATACAATCTTTATCTAGAGCCTGGAGATCATACCTTGGAATTTATCTATATAGGATTTTCTACTATTTCCAAAAAAGTTAGGGTAGAATCTTCAAAAGATATCATTTTAAATGTAGTATTAGAGGAGGATAAGAAGTTATTAGACGATGTAGTATTAGTAGAGAAAATCGACAGAGACAGTAGAGCTATCCTCGCCTTAGAACAGAAAAAAGCTATTAGCTTATTCGAAAATATAGGGTCTAAGGAATTATCAGAGAAGGGCATCTCTAATGTTGTAGAGGGATTGAATAAAATGTCTGGGGTTAGTCTCATGGGTGGCAGCAAAGTCTTTGTGAGGGGATTGGGAGATAGATACAACAATGTTACTTTGAATACTTATCCTATACCTTCTCTAGATCCAGATGCTAAGGTTATTCCCCTGGATATATTTCCGACTTCCATAGTTGAGAATATAACTTTATTTAAGAGCTTTTCTCCTGAATTCTACGGCGATTTTTCTGGATCTAACATAGATATAAATACTAAGGATTATCCCACAGAGGGTTTTTTAAAAGTGAGTTTTGGAAGTAGTATCAATACGGTTAGCACCTTTGTTAAAAACTTTAAAACTCCGTCTTTTGCCACTCCAAACTATTTTGGATTTTCCGATTCTAATAGAATGTTAAATGAGAAGATATCTAATACTGAGATGTATGAAAGCGATATAGAAGATTTTGATGTTTTCAAGACTAAGTTTGGCTCTGCAAATGGCATTAAACCCGTTAACATTAAAGTGGGGATATCTGGAGGAGATATCTATAAAATAGGTGAAAGAGAGGAATTTGCTTTTTTGATATCTTCAACTTTCAAAAACAAGTATAAATATAGGCACGGTGAGTATAACGAGTACAACGCTGATAAAAATAAACTGGTAGATTACGATTATGACAAATATTCTTATGACGCTACCATATCTACTTTGAGTAATCTACATTACAATTACGACAAGAGTCATCTCATAAATTTAAACACTCTCTTTATAAACAAAGGCGATCTAGAACTAAAAGAGTACTACGGTGAGTTGGATGACAAAGGGCTTACTTTTTTTAGGATCAATGATTTTAAAAGAAATTCGATATTCCTACAACAGCTTATAGTGAATAACGATATAGATGAAAACTGGAAATTAAATTGGGGTGGAAGCTATAGTTTTGGATATAATTATCGTCCAGATCGTCAGCAGTTAGTGTTTGACACTGAAGGAGACAAGACCAGTATAAATAATTTAGATCAAGGGTCTAATAATCGTTTTTACAGTGAGTTAACAGATGATGAGTATTTTGCAAAATTAGAGGTTAAATATTTCTTTTCGCATGATCAATATTTGTCTTTTGGATATAACTATAGAGGGAAAAGACGAAATTTTAAAGCTAGGCAGTTCAATTACGATTTTGATAATTTCAATATTGAGAATTTAGACACAAACGATCCAGATAGAGATATAAATAACAACAATTTCAAAAAGGGACTGTTTAGTTATCAAGAAGACAGAAATCCTAGTAATAGATACAGAGTAGATCTCGACAATCAATCTATTTACACATCCTTTATATACAATCTTACTCCCTCTCTGACTGCCAACCTAGGCCTTAGAACAGAATACAACAATAGCAATATTTATTATAAGTTACTCGAAGACCCTTCTTTTGTTAAATACAGAAATACAAATCTCAGCGAGATGAGTTTTTTACCACAGTTATCACTAAAATATAGTTTAATAAAAGATATGCAATTGAAATTTTCTTTTAGCAAGACTATATCTAGACCCAATTTCAAAGAGGTAGTGCCTTTTCAGTTTAGAGAGATATTCGGTGGCTTTTCCGTGGAGGGTAATAAAGACTTAAAAAACAGTGAAAATTACAATCTAGATTTGAAATTAGAGTTTTTCCCTAAAAGTGCAGAGATAATGACATTGGGTGTATTTGGAAAGTATTTTATAAATCCTATAGAAAGAGTCACTATAGCTTCTTCTGAGAGACTTTTTTCTTATTTCAACACAGGTAAAGCTTATCTCTTTGGAACAGAATTAGAGTTTGATAGAAGGTTGTCTAGTATTTTTAATATTAAAGCTCTAAATGATTTTTATTTAGGGTTAAACTTATCGCTAATGTATTCTCAAATAAGTGTAGATAGAGAGAAGAAAACAGGAAAGGGAAGTATTATAGTTACTAATCTCGAAAGACCATTACAGGGGGCTTCGCCTTATTTGGCCAATATGGATATCAGTTATAAAAAATCTTATGGCAATATGGATTTATCCTCTTCTATTGTTTTAAATACTTTTTCTGATAGAATATACGCCATAGGCTCCCAAGGAGCAGGAGATATATATGAAAAAGGCTTTTATAATTTAAATTTAAAAATTAAGATAACGCTATTAAAACAGTGGAACTTAGGTCTTTCAGTTAAAAATATATTAAATCAAAGCATAGAAAAATATCAGAGATTTAAAGATGAAGACACGCTTATAGATAGTTATAAAAAGGGAGTCACAGTCGGTATGAGTCTCAATTACAATTTTTAG